A genomic window from Oryctolagus cuniculus chromosome 12, mOryCun1.1, whole genome shotgun sequence includes:
- the LOC127489462 gene encoding large ribosomal subunit protein uL29-like translates to MAKIKAWDLHGKKEELLKQLDDLKVELSQLRVAKVTGGAASKLSKIRVVRKSIAHVLTVINQTQKENLRKFYKGKKYKPLDLRPKKTRAMRRWLNKHAESLKTKKQQRKEQLYPLRKYAVKA, encoded by the coding sequence ATGGCCAAGATCAAGGCCTGGGACCTTCACGGCAAGAAGGAGGAGCTGCTGAAACAGCTGGACGACCTGAAGGTGGAGCTGTCCCAGCTGCGCGTGGCCAAGGTGACTGGCGGTGCGGCGTCCAAGCTCTCCAAGATTCGAGTTGTCCGCAAGTCCATCGCCCACGTTCTCACCGTCATTaatcagacccagaaagaaaACCTCAGGAAATTCTACAAGGGCAAGAAGTACAAGCCCCTGGACCTGCGGCCCAAGAAGACCCGCGCCATGCGCCGCTGGCTCAACAAGCACGCTGAGAGCCTGAAGACCAAGAAGCAGCAGCGGAAGGAGCAGCTGTACCCCCTGCGCAAGTACGCGGTCAAGGCCTGA